The DNA sequence GAATTTGTATAGTTACACTCCTAGATCAagacttttttaaatatttttttatataaatatgaatttaattttaatataatattaacgtaaaataattttacacatgTATCTAATGACATAATATTATatcgataaaaataattattttttatattaatagtgtaaatagttataaaaaaatgaatataattatacaaatatgtaaaattataaaaataattttttttcaagtaattATCTAAATTAGTCCTCAAAGCTTTTGAAaacaaatactttaattttttaaattttaaaatacataaaatagttcttaatatttttttgttagataataTAGTCCTCTTCTATTATTCACTAACTATAACTACTGACGGAAAACTTTAACTTGCACACATGATTGTTAAGTGTTCACGTGTATAAGTTGGACAAATCATTCTCCaaggtaaaatataaaatagttctcgaaaattttgaaaaatttcaaaacagccttgaaaaaattttaaaattctaaaatagtctctttgaatatttttaatcattttttaaaagttaatgtcttataatatttttattaattagaataataaaatattattaaaaatatatataatacataaaaaatacaaaaaataacaaaatacaaataaaaagataattttattcattaacactaaaatatcataagaaataatattatttaattattaatatatgatACTTACATCGAGGTGATgtaaaaatcataataataataataacaattaaatttaagAGATCGTTGTATCATAAAGGTCATCATTTATATACCTAAACTCCTAAAATATGGCACCAATTaaagttagaaaaatatttataagtgaaaattttttttcttgatatAATTGTTAATTGTAATAGCACAAATAGCTTTAACTGCAAGCTTATTTTATACAACTTTACAACTAAatccaaaacttaaaaaaaatgaacaaaacaTATGAATTTGCTaagacatttttttttcaaagtgcTGTAAAGTATTAGGGGTTTTCATATTGCATTGAAATTTTGTAAATCATCCATATTGACCTTGTAATTTACCAAAACTTACAAATTTAACTTTACACATGACTTAATTTGCATTACATGCAAGTTTTAAAGTGTTACTTGTAAATTatgttaaattagtaaataattagttaataaattaatttttaataaagaaaattagaaatgtgaatattatattaaattagaatAGAGTTCGTCaaacgaaaattttgacactaatttcaagaaATTCGACCTAAAATTAGACCGAACAGACCGAACCGGCCCAACTGGCCCAGCATTTAAAAGAACCAAAGCTCATCTTCTTCCTCCCCATTCAGCAAAGAACGCTGAAACAGCAGGGAAGGGGAGAAGAAGATTAACCCTTACGCTAATTTCAAAATCCCGTATCTCCTCCATCCGAACTCCGATCGCCGCATTGCTTGCGGCCACGcgaccaccgcgtcgagctctacgtttctaccggaacaatttcataggtaacccGCTTATTCActcttagcctcttcttccctaattttcgaaaattatgtggagGTATACAATTTCTTTgctttttgatgttttaggatccaattagcttgagaaaaacgttcactcttacttatacgaagcttgggtaaggtgaggataccataAATCCTATTTAATTTACTGAATTTATGCTTTGGGTATTAAAGtgggtatatatgtattatgaataTGTATTagattgtgaataaataattggagcttgaaattgtgaatatcaGAACTTGGAGGAAGTTGTTTTATTGGACTTTTGGGGGCTGTATTTATTTTAGTAAGTTGCCTTGGACAATACGcgaaaaatcggccaaggtatggtttaggtttcttgcatttaatatataatgttctgtgaaaactcaggctagatgaccataggataagttggaatgcatgTGTATATTTATTGTTTAGTATGCTTGTGAGAAACATgtttggtttggtgcttgttgattactTGATGATTTGGTGAATTGTTGATTTGAGGTATGATAATTGTGGTGGTTGTTGTCATGAGGAGGAAGGGCATATTGTGTTATAAGCCTAGGATTTGTAAACTATGATTTTTAGTtggttttggttgatggatttgAATAATATATGTGTTTTGATGTTGATTTGAAGTAGGTTTATTGTGGTGATGGTTGTGATGATGAGAAAGGGTAAATTGTATTGAAAAATGTAGGTTTGGTGATGAAAagaatggagtttttgaatgaaAATGAGGTTTGGAAATTTTGCAAAATTTGGTTTTGGGCCGAACTTCGGCGAGCTAAAATTTGGCTTCCGGACCCTCAATTTGTTTCCAACgtgttttaaatgaaaattgggttcgtgaagtttatgccattcgaagaaacagaagaaaaacgatttaaaacgaTTAAGTTATGCACGTCGGACATTTTGGTGTGAAATATGTAATTATGCAGCTTTCTGGTtgatctgatttttttttttttggaaaaacgtacGTCCACGCGTGGCATGAAATTTTTGACTGTGCGTACGCAAGTGATCCTATGCGTATGCGTAGTGAACCAGCAtgcatgtccacgcgtacgcatgacccacgcatatgcgtgacatGAAGTAttcacctacgcgtacgcatgataagGGGATGTGCGCGCGAGCTGTCTTTTTATactcccacacgtacgcgtggcccctATTTCAGCAAACATGGTTTTCTGAGTTTTAAACCCTATTTtagacttctaaacctctatttttattcCTTTAGTAATAAATAATAGTATTAAACCTGATAATAATATGAAGTTAGGAAATGGGGATAATTTGGATGTGAAGTAAAGCTGaaaaagtgatgaattgattatgaaatgttatggatgatcatgtatgatacttggcttgaatAATCAAACAATATGAGATACGAGATTCTACGGGTGTAAGTTATCGAACCAAAAAATACAACAACCGActtgaaaaccaaaaaaaccgattttttttgttttttttttcgaccAAACCGAACCGAAGATATACatacatctctttttctttttgggtaTTTACCCAACCCTCCCCCAAGGCCCAAATCACTCACCATCTCAAGCACTCAGCACCTCCCCTAACCCTAATCCCTCATTTTTTGCTTCTGAGTTCTCTATTCTCCATTTCCCTGCTCGGCTCCTCCATCCATACCGCCTCGCCGCCTCCCTCCGTCAGTCCAACCCTCCCTCATCCGCAGCACCTTGTTGAAGAGGCACAATGCAGGGAAGCTCCAGTACAAAGATTGGCTGATAAAGTTTCTTAATTAAATCTCAATTATTTTGAGCAAGCTTGTTTCTATCTACAAATGTCTAGTCTTGCAAACTTCATGCTTTGGGTGGTTAGCTTCAGTTATGTTTTCTTCATTTTTATATTGTCTTCCCCCCCTTCTTTTTTCAAGTAGGAATTCTCAATTATTTTGTTTTCATAAGTTTCTCTGGATATTGTGCTTTTTATTTCCCATATTGTTTAGGGGGATGGTTTCGCTAGGATTCGTTTTTGAATGAATGTTTTTGCTGGAAATTTTTGGGATAGTTTTAGTTATAATTATATGTTAATGGTTGCTATGACCTTGAGTTCTTTTACATTGaccagaataaaataaaacaggcATTTAATGTCTTTATTGTGTGTGTTTGCAGGCAAGCAAGAAGATAGCAGATGCTAAACTCACGAAAGATTTTCAGGCAATGTTGAAAGAATTTCAGAAGGCACAGTGTCCTGCAGCAGAGAGGGAAACTGCTTACACCCCATTTGTTCCACAAGCTGCTCCATCTAGGTGACTAATCAACCATTAATGGAATCTAACAGTGGAAGACTGTGTTTATTTGTGTGGCGTAATGCTTATGTTGATATGATTTTATATATTGAACTCATTcttaaagaagaatatgttaCTGTTGATTATTAATTTTGCTTCTCTACTGGCTGTCATCTATGCACATAACACTTATTATTTGGGCTTTTCTTTTTGCAGCTATACAGCTAATGAAGCAGATGCTAATTCTGGTAAGACTCCAGAACAGCGTGCCCTTCTTGTGGAATCCAGAAGgtaattttagtatattacatGAAACTAAAATACAATTGATAGTGAAAAGAACattcgtttttttcttttttcttctggtGCTGTGGAGGAATTTACATTATAAATGACAGATAAGACTATGTAGATTTGATGAAAATCTAAAAACCTTAACATGAATTAATGTATATCAGATTACTTCTTAAATGTAACCTATTTGTCGTCGGAAATTATGCTATAATCACGTTGATGCTAAAatgcttcttttttctttattattttcctAAGTAAAGATACGTTGTAagaatttaattatttcaaaattctaATCTGTAATTAATTGAAACACACTGCATTTCAATGATTATATAATGAATGCCCAAGCTACCAAATGGAAGTACTAACTTGTtatagcattttttattttaggGTTGAAGGTATTAGCAAATTATTTTAGGGACTAATATTGAATTCCAATTTTGTCATGAACCAAAATGTATTTTGACAATTTTAGATTTGACCTGATGCAATATTTAGTATCTCAGCTATTACATTATCTTGCTGCAGGCAGGAGGTCTTGTTTTTATACAATGAGATTGCCTTCAATGAGGCTATCATTGAAGAAAGAGAGCATGGCATTCAAGCAATTCAGCAGCAAATTGGTGAAGTAAATGAAATTTTTAAAGACCTTGATGTGCTTGTGCATGAACAAGGAACTATGAATGGTTTAGTTGTTATTTCTCATCCTATGGTTTAGTTGTTATTTAGTTGCTAAGTGTGTTTGTTGGTTTGTTTGGTTTTAAGATTGTATTTGTTAGACATTTTTAAGtgtgtttgttttatgtttatttgtgtgtttgttttatgtttagttaTTAGAATGGATTGAAAATGTATTGAATTTGGATGTGATGTACCCTTGTTATTTCagttta is a window from the Arachis hypogaea cultivar Tifrunner chromosome 17, arahy.Tifrunner.gnm2.J5K5, whole genome shotgun sequence genome containing:
- the LOC112766123 gene encoding syntaxin-21-like — protein: MLKEFQKAQCPAAERETAYTPFVPQAAPSSYTANEADANSGKTPEQRALLVESRRQEVLFLYNEIAFNEAIIEEREHGIQAIQQQIGEVNEIFKDLDVLVHEQGTMNGLVVISHPMV